A DNA window from Pogona vitticeps strain Pit_001003342236 chromosome 2, PviZW2.1, whole genome shotgun sequence contains the following coding sequences:
- the KIFC1 gene encoding kinesin-like protein KIFC1 yields the protein MGGRPTPPAKASSRLPVSNRRPKRPATNENEPPQPLRKRARGPPAPAKRGALSTATSQARAPPAASAARNVRRVSGRLPLSSRAGEGAATTAGKAVATSAGAAGGGGGAAGKKRAPWDLKGQVSDLQVKVAAYKEKVKGLEARNEDLEAHLQELNGELSQVTTQKEELSTQASTLAVDLQAWQTQARDSLQRVSELREKEQQLEERVRSQAGTLEELKRANREMKEAQAGLATQLEATQAALHQAEKDLAQRGQENQALQARVSELEQKLHDSEMERRQLHNMVQELKGNIRVFCRVRPLLRGEKEAQKEMNHLSFPADDNKSLVLSREEESHTGRERKEEISYEFNFDRVFPPSSSQEDVFEEISLLVQSALDGYHVCIFAYGQTGSGKTYTMEGPDDLTPETAGMIPRAVRQVFRAAHEMEAKGWKYQFVANFLEIYNESLRDLLVSRPDPASELEIRRMSQYTEELHVPNLSYIPVSSEQEVLKLLQRAKANRSVAKTSINERSSRSHSLFQLRIEGQNARQELSTSSVLSLVDLAGSERLDKSLSKGERLKETQAINTSLSNLGLVITALSNKEAHIPYRNSKLTYLLQNSLGGSSKMLMFVNISPLEENFGESLNSLRFARKVNECVIGTATTNRK from the exons ATGGGAGGGCGCCCCACGCCCCCAGCGAAAGCCAGCTCCCGGCTCCCTGTCTCTAACCGGCGGCCCAAACGGCCGGCTACCAATGAGAATGAGCCCCCTCAGCCGCTTCGG AAACGGGCCCGGGGCCCGCCTGCCCCCGCCAAGAGAGGTGCCCTGTCCACGGCCACCTCCCAGGCAAGGGCTCCTCCTGCAGCCTCCGCTGCCCGAAACGTCCGCAGGGTGTCTG GACGCCTTCCATTGTCTTCCCGGGCAGGAGAAGGAGCAGCCACCACTGCCGGTAAGGCAGTGGCAACATCGGCAG GAGCtgcgggtggcggcggcggcgcagCAGGAAAGAAGCGAGCCCCCTGGGACCTGAAGGGACAAGTGAGTGACCTTCAGGTCAAGGTGGCTGCTTACAAGGAGAAGGTCAAGGGCCTAGAGGCCAGGAACGAGGACCTGGAGGCCCACCTGCAGGAGCTGAATGGGGAGCTGAGCCAGGTGACCACCCAGAAGGAGGAGCTGAGCACCCAGgccag CACCCTGGCGGTGGATCTGCAGGCCTGGCAAACGCAGGCCCGGGACAGCCTGCAGAGAGTGTCTGAACTGCGGGAGAAggagcagcagctggaggagagGGTCCGCAGCCAGGCCGGGACCCTCGAGGAGCTCAAGAGGGCCAACCGGGAGATGAAGGAAGCCCAGGCCGGCCTGGCCACCCAACTGGAAGCCACACAA GCCGCACTGCACCAGGCGGAGAAGGACCTGGCCCAGCGCGGGCAGGAGAACCAGGCCCTGCAGGCCCGGGTGTCGGAGCTGGAACAGAAGCTGCACGACTCCGAGATGGAGCGCCGGCAGCTCCACAACATGGTGCAGGAGCTGAAG GGCAACATCCGGGTCTTCTGCCGCGTGCGCCCCCTGCTCCGCGGGGAgaaggaggcccagaaggagatgAATCACCTGAGCTTTCCGGCTGACGACAACAAGAGCCTGGTGCTCTcccgggaggaggag TCTCACACCGGCCGTGAACGCAAAGAGGAGATCAGCTACGAGTTCAACTTTGACCGGGTCTTCCCGCCGTCCAGCTCTCAGGAAGACGTCTTTGAGGAGATCTCACTGTTGGTCCAG TCTGCCCTGGACGGCTACCACGTCTGCATTTTCGCCTACGGGCAGACCGGGAGCGGCAAGACCTACACCATGGAAGGCCCCGATGACCTGACCCCCGAGACGGCCGGCATGATCCCCCGGGCTGTGCGGCAGGTTTTCAGAGCCGCCCACGAGATGGAGGCCAAGGGCTGGAAG tATCAGTTTGTCGCCAACTTCCTGGAGATCTACAACGAGTCGCTCCGGGACCTGCTGGTGTCACGGCCGGATCCAGCATCTGAACTGGAGATCCGGCGGATGAGCCAGTACACGGAGGAGCTGCACGTGCCCAACCTGAGCTACATCCCCGTCTCCTCGGAGCAGGAG GTGCTGAAGCTGCTCCAGAGGGCAAAGGCCAACCGCTCGGTGGCCAAGACCAGCATCAACGAACGCTCCTCCCGCAGCCACAGCCTCTTCCAGCTCCGCATCGAGGGCCAGAATGCCAGGCAGGAGCTCAGCACCTCCT CGGTGTTAAGCCTGGTGGATCTGGCCGGCAGCGAGCGTCTGGACAAGTCCCTCTCCAAAGGAGAGCGGCTGAAGGAGACCCAGGCCATCAACACCAGCCTTTCCAACCTGGGCCTCGTCATCACAGCGCTCAGCAACAAG GAGGCCCACATTCCCTACCGGAACAGCAAGCTGACCTACCTCCTCCAGAACTCGCTGGGTGGCAGCTCCAAGAT gctGATGTTTGTTAACATCTCCCCTTTGGAGGAGAACTTTGGGGAGTCCCTCAACTCCCTCCGCTTTGCTAGAAAA GTGAATGAGTGCGTCATTGGTACGGCCACAACCAACCGGAAATGA
- the PHF1 gene encoding PHD finger protein 1 yields MASEPPAPTPTAPRVTRTSARLTSGPWKRPAATCGGGAAPATAAAGTSPCSPPPGSGPSAIPGWPRFWEGQDVLARWTDGLLYLGTIKKVDPLRQVCLVQFEDDSQFLVLWKDINPAAVPGEESSCCVCHSEAVSPDNRLVRCEKCSHAYHQACHLPRVVTDTAWMCRQCVFAVATKRGGALKKGPYAKAMLGMKLVLPYQLKGLEWDAEHLTNRQQCYCYCGGPGEWNLKMLQCRLCAQWFHEACTQCLSKPLLYGDRFYVFECCVCRGGPESVRRLPLRWVDVAHLILYHLSICCKKKYFDFEREILPFASENWDSLLLGELSDTPKGERYSQLLNALTGHKDRFISGKEIKKRKGLFGLHLRLPPPAPQIVDGSEDRREPLISQSRFLSGQGRRGKRPAERRKARRKQQWHHHRRQRQPPAPSPTLEQRSARERERLEKALTQEVVQNPVSASQSYGGYSGTSSVYNFRRTDARCQDSAPIRMFASFHPSANTAGTLSTSSSGGTSLESGDAATATAEHEPPERRDLFPPCPAPAPTRRPSTAQLTTAMAATALPTPSALCAPSSSSYFGAMGRLARGEAVRILARRVTTDGTVQYLVEWDGGGIF; encoded by the exons ATGGCGAGTgagccccccgcccccacccccacagcccccCGGGTGACACGGACCAGCGCCCGCCTGACCTCCGGCCCCTGGAAGCGCCCGGCCGCCACTTGCGGCGGAGGGGCTGCTCCTGCCACCGCTGCCGCCGGGACCTCCCCTTGCTCTCCGCCCCCGGGATCCGGCCCCAGCGCCATTCCAGGCTGGCCCCGATTCTGGGAGGGCCAGGATGTCCTGGCGCGCTGGACGGACGGCCTCCTCTACTTGGGCACCATCAAGAAG GTGGACCCCCTCCGGCAGGTGTGCCTGGTCCAGTTTGAGGATGATTCCCAGTTCCTGGTCCTGTGGAAGGACATTAACCCAG CGGCTGTCCCAGGAGAGGAGTCGTCCTGCTGCGTCTGCCACTCGGAGGCGGTGAGTCCGGACAACCGCCTGGTCCGGTGCGAGAAGTGCAGCCATG CTTACCACCAGGCGTGCCACCTCCCCAGGGTGGTCACCGACACCGCGTGGATGTGCCGCCAGTGCGTCTTTGCTGTGGCCACCAAG CGAGGGGGTGCCCTCAAGAAAGGCCCCTATGCCAAAGCCATGCTAGGGATGAAGCTGGTGCTGCCCTACCAGCTGAAAGGGCTCGAATGGGACGCTGAGCATCTGACCAACCGGCAGCAATGCTACTGCTACTGCGGGGGCCCCGGAGA GTGGAATCTGAAGATGCTGCAGTGCCGGCTGTGTGCCCAGTGGTTCCATGAAGCTTGCACGCAGTGCCTGAGCAAGCCCCTGCTCTATGGGGACAG GTTCTACGTCTTTGAGTGCTGCGTCTGCCGGGGAGGCCCCGAGAGCGTCCGGCGTCTCCCCCTGAGATG GGTGGATGTGGCCCACCTCATCCTCTACCACCTGAGCATTTGTTGCAAGAAGAAATACTTTGACTTTGAGCGGGAGATCCTGCCTTTTGCCAGTGAGAACTGGGACAGTCTGCTCCTCGGAGAG cTCTCTGACACACCGAAAGGGGAACGTTACAGCCAGCTGCTCAACGCCCTGACCGGCCACAAGGACAG GTTCATCTCGGGCAAGGAAATCAAGAAGCGCAAAGGTTTGTTTGGCCTCCACCTGCGcctcccgccccccgccccccagatCGTGGACGGCTCCGAAGACCGCAGAGAGCCCCTCATCTCCCAAAGCCG CTTCCTTTCAGGGCAGGGCAGGCGTGGGAAGCGGCCGGCCGAGCGGAGGAAGGCTCGGCGCAAGCAGCAGTGGCACCACCACCGGCGCCAGCGGCAGCCGCCGGCCCCGAGCCCCACCCTGGAGCAGCGCAGCGCCCGAGAGAGGGAGAGGCTGGAGAAGGCCCTCACTCAG GAGGTGGTGCAGAACCCGGTCAGCGCTAGCCAGAGCTACGGCGGCTACAGCGGCACTTCCAGCGTTTACAACTTCCGCCGCACCGACGCCCGTTGCCAGGACAG CGCCCCGATCCGGATGTTCgcctccttccatccttcagcCAACACTGCAGGGACCTTGAG CACAAGCAGCAGTGGAGGAACCTCCCTCGAGTCCGGCGATGCAGCCACCGCCACCGCCGAACACGAGCCCCCCGAGAGGCGGGACCTGTTCCCGCCTTGCCCGGCCCCCGCCCCCACCCGACGGCCCTCCACAGCCCAGCTGACCACGGCCATGGCCGCCACCGCCCTTCCCACTCCATCAGCCCTCTGCGCCCCCTCCAGCAGCAGCTACTTTGGCGCCATGGGGCGGCTGGCGCGGGGAGAGGCCGTGCGGATCCTGGCTCGCCGCGTCACCACCGACGGCACCGTCCAGTACTTGGTGGAATGGGACGGAGGGGGCATTTTCTAG